CAAGGTGGAGCGCAAGGGCGGCGAGCTGCAGAACACCGTCATCCACACCTTCCCCGCCGTCTCGCAGTTCTGGACGTACAAGCCGGAGGACTTCCTCAAGCAGCCGGTGTACAACCGCGACCAGCCGCCCTGCCGGTACTGCTAGGGCGTGGCGGGGGCGCGCCGGGGAGCCGTCTGATGAAGGTGACCACGCTCGAGACCTACTTTCTGTCCGCGCCCTTGCCGCAGCCCGTCCGCACGTCGACCCACCGGATCGCCAGCGTGAGCGAGGTCATCGTCAAGCTCACCACGGACGCCGGCCTCGTGGGCATCGGCGAGGCGCATGGTCCGTTCCTGTTCCAGCCGGGCCCGGAGGGACTGCGCAGCGTGGGCGACATTCTGAGGGCCATCACGCCGCTCGTGGTCGGACAGGACCCCTTCGACGTCGAGCGGATCTGGCAAGACCTGTTCGCCCTGACCTATACGAGCGTGCGCGGGATTCCCCCCCTGGCGCGACAGCAGCGCCCCCTCGTGACGGCCATGAGCGCCATCGACATCGCCCTCTGGGATCTCAAGGGCAAGGCGATCGGCCGCCCGGTCTGGGCATTGCTGGGGGGAGCGCTCCGCCGGCGCGTGCCGGCCTACGTGACGGGCTTCTACTACCGAGATGGTGAGCGCCCGGACGATCTCGCGCGCGAGGCGAGCATGTACGTGGAGCAGGGCTATCGCACGGTCAAGGTCAAGGTGGGAGGACTGACTCCGGAGGCCGATGCCGAGCGCGTGGGCAGGATCCGGAAGGCCGTGGGGAAGGACGTGGCCATCATGCTGGACGCCAACCGGGGATGGAACCTGCCCACGGCGGTGCGCGCGGCCGGCTTGTGCGGGGAGCACGACATTTTCTGGCTGGAAGACCCCATGCCCTGGTACGACGAGCGGCACACCCTCGCGCGGCTGAAGGCCGAGGTCAACATTCCCATCGCGGCCGGCGAGACAGAAGTGAGCCCCTTCGGCCTGCGCACGCTGCTGGCGGAAGGGCTCGTCGACTATCTGATCATCGACTCGACCTGGGCGGGGGGACTGACGACCTGGCGGAAGGCCGCCGTCATGGCCGAGCTGTACCAGGTGCCCATGGCCGCGCATCACGATCCCCAGATCCATGTGCATGCGGTGGCCGCCAGTCCGACCGGGTTCATCCTGGAATCCTTCGCAGACCCGACCCGTGATCCTTTGTGGTTCGAGCTGTTTCGCGAGCGCCCGTCCATCGTCGACGGCTTCATGGCGCTGCCCGAGGCGCCGGGGCTCGGGCTGGAGCTTCGCGATGAGACCCTGGAGAAGTACGGCGTGAAGATCGGCTGACCGAGGTGCTAGTCGGAGAAAAGGCGTTGGAGATAGTCGGTGTTCGAGCGCCGGCTTCGCCGGCGCAATCGATTCTTGGGGGGAGGTTTCGGAAGGGGGGCGAAGCCCCCCTCCGACGTCCCTAGGTCATGAGGATGACAATGACGATTCCCCAGATGGTGAGGAGGGTATTGCCGACGGCATAGGTGACGGTGTAGCCGAGGGCCGGGATCTTGCTCTGGACCACGTCCTGGACAGCTCCCAGCGCCGCCCCCGTCGTCCGCGCCCCCGCCACGCAGCCAAGCGCGATGCCCGGATGGAAGCGGAACACGTACCGCGCGAGCGGCGGCCCGATGAGCAGGGGAATGGCCGTCACCAGGATGCCGGCCAGGAAGAGGCTGAGGCCGGCCTCGCGGAGTCCGGTCACGAATCCGGGGCCCGAGTTGATGCCGACCACCGCCATGAAGATGTTCAGGCCCACCGAGTTCATCATCCACAGGATGGGCTCCGGCACGCCGCCGAAGGACGGGCGCACGGACCGGAGCCAGGAGAAGACGAGGCCTGCGATCAGCGCGCCGCCGCTCGTACTGAGGCTCAAGGGCACCTCGCCCACCTTGATGGCGAGGGCTCCGATGAAGGCGCCGATGGTGACGCCGGCCCCCACGAACAGGATGTCGGACATGTTGGGGGAGCGGCCGGGGAGGCCCGGGTCCCGGCTCACCCGGTGGCCGGCCCGGCGCGGCTCCACGAGGGCCAGCACGGGGCCGCTCGCGCCAACCGGACGACTGACCTCCGGAGCAAGGGCGAGCGCGCCGAAGGTCCTGCCCTCGCGGGTCTTCTCGCCGCCCACGTGGAGGGTAGCGTCCGGGAGCGGTCTGACAGACTCCTCGCTGAGGAGCATCTCCGTCAAGGAGACGCGCTGACCCCGCGCGACCAGCTTGAGCTCCGCGGCGTGGGCTTGACGAGCCATCTTGGCCTCGTACTCCTTGCAGGCGCCCTCGACATTGCCGCCCACGAGCGTCGGTCCCAGGGCTGACAGGATCCAGGCTGACCCCGCGGTGCCGAAGATGTAAGTCACCGCATAGGCCACCGGCATGGCGTCGATCAGGCGCTTCTTCTCATGGTCCGGGAGGGCGAGCTTGTTGATGGCCTCCGCGGCCGTCCCGAGGAGCCCGGAGATCGTCTGGGAGCCCGCCAGGAGGCCTGCGGCCTGGCCGACGTCGTAGCCGAGGGCCTTGGCCACGGCGTATCCCACGGCCAACGACACCACGCACTGCACGGACGCGAAGATCGCCTGGGGCACCCCTTCGTTCTTCAACCCTCGGAAGAACTCGGGGCCGGCGCCATAACCCACAGCAAAGAGGAACATCAGGAAGAACGTCGCCTTCACACTGGCGGAGATGGTGATGTGCATCTGCCCGATGAGGACACCCATGAGAAGCGTTCCGGTGACCGAGCCGAGGCTGAAGGTGCCGATCTGGAGGCCGCCTATCCAGTAGCCCAGGGCCAGGGCGAGAAGGATCGAGAGCTCGGGATAGTGCCGGAGTATTGCGATGAGCTCGTCCATGTGCCGCCCTCTCGGGGCCGATTTGGAATGCGACCGTGGGCAACCGGTCGCGCGGCCCGGGGGCGTCTTCATGGCAAGAGCGGTTCCATCTCCTGCTGGCCCGACGTCAGTCTTCGATCACCTCCGTGGTTGTTCGGAAACGCGACGTTGAATCTTGGAATTCACAGACTTGCCTCGTACGGGCGACGGTAGGCATCACGGCCTCGCGACACGCAATGGGAAACTCCTTTCATGGTCTGTCGAGAAAGTTTCCAGTGTCGCGCGTCACGCGGAGAACACGTGACGTCACGAGTGTTCCAGGACAGTCAAGGCCGAGTTCGATCAAGTGGTAGAGCGGCTCGAGAAAGCTCCTGTCCACTCGAGTGGGAACGGGGGGCTCAGCGGGCGGAGACGGTCACGGTCCCCGGCAAGGCTCGGCTCCTCGCGGGAGCGGATAAGCAACAGCGCCGGCCGGCCGGGCCGATTGACAGGCCAGAGCCGTTCACATAGATTCATGGCAGCGGCCGCCCGCGCGGCTCCCCAACGACCGATGCGCATGCCGATCAGCGGACCCGAGGGGCCGCAAGAAAGGAGCGTCCGCCCATGCCGATGTACCTGGATGTCCACAACAAGGTCGATGGCCTCAGCACCGAGATGGCTGCCGAGGCCCACAAGAAAGATCTCGCCGTGCAGGGAAAGTACGGAGTGAACTACATCCGGTACTGGTACGACGAGGGCACGGGAAAGGTGTTCTGTCTCTGCCAGGCTCCCAGCAAGGAAGCGGCGGCGGCGGTGCACCGCGAGGCTCACGGCACCGTGGCCGACGAGATCATCGAGGTGAAGGAAGGCTCGTAGGACTCCCGGCCGGTTCCGCCGGGGGCGGCCGGAAGCCCCACGGGAGCGTGATTGTGAGCTGCCCGCAGTGCCGACAGAACAACCCCGCCGGCGCCAAGTTCTGCAGCGGCTGCGGCGGGCGCCTGGAGGCGGTCTGTCCGGCGTGCGGGCACCCCAACCTGTCGGGCAGCCGGTTCTGTAACGAGTGTGGCAAGCCGCTCGCGGCGCCGTCCGTCGCGGCGGCAGCGCTCGTGTCTCCCCAGAGCTATACCCCTCGCCATCTGGCCGAGAAGATCCTGACCTCTCGCCACGCGCTCGAGGGGGAGCGCAAACAGGTCACGGTGCTGTTCGCCGATATGAAGGGTTCGCTCGAGCTACTCGCCGACCGAGATCCCGAGGAGGCGCGCAAGCTGCTGGACCCTGTCCTCGAGCGCATGATGGAGGCGGTGCACCGCTACGAGGGCACCGTGAACCAGGTCATGGGCGATGGCATTATGGCGCTCTTCGGCGCCCCCCTCGCCCACGAGGACCACGCCGTGCGCGCCTGCTACGCCGCCCTCGCCATGCAGCAGGCCATCCGCCGCTACACGGCCGAAGTTCGTCGGGATCACGGCATCGAGGTCCAGATCCGCGTCGGCCTCAACTCCGGCGAGGTGGTCGTGCGGGCCATCGGAAGCGATCTGCGGATGGACTACTCGGCGGTGGGCCAGACCACTCACTTGGCCGCGCGCATGGAGCAGCTCGCGACTCCGGGCTCGACGCGGCTCACCGGCGAGACGCTCCGGCTCGCCGAGGGGTTCATTCAGGTCGTCCCGATCGGTCCGATCCCGGTCAAGGGGCTGGCGGTCCCGGTCGAGGTGTTCGAGCTGGCCGGACCATCGGCGACGCGCACGCGGCTTCAGGCGGCGGCAGCACGGGGGTTCACCCGGTTCGTGGGGCGCGGCCAGGAGCTCGACCATCTCCGCCAGGCCCTCGACAAGGCGCGAGGGGCTCAGGGGCAGGTCGTCGCCGTGGTGGGCGAGCCCGGGGTGGGGAAGTCGCGCCTACTCTGGGAGTTCATCCACTCGCACCGGACGCAGGATTGGCTCGTGCTCGAGTCGAGCTCCGTCTCCTATGGCAAGGCCAGCGCTTATCTGCCCGTCATCGACCTCTGCAAGAGCTACTTCCGGATCGAGGCGCGCGATGATGCGCGCGGCATCCGGGAGAAAGTCACGGGCAAGCTCCTGACGCTCGACGAGTCGTTGCGAGCCATGGTGCCAGGCTTCCTCTCCCTCCTGGACGTGCCGACCGACGACGCCTCCTGGGACGCCCTCGACCCCGGGCAGCGCCGCCGGCGGACCGTAGATGGCCTGCGTCGGATGCTCCTCCGGGAAAGCCAGATCCAGCCGGTGTGCCTGGTATTCGAGGATCTGCACTGGGTGGACGCCGAGACCCAGGGCCTCCTCGACGCGCTGGTGGAGAGCCTTCCAACGGCGCGAATCCTCCTGCTCGTCAACTACCGGCCGGAGTACAGCCACGGCTGGGGAGGCAAGACCTACTACAGCCAGCTCCGGCTCGACCCGCTGCCTGCCGGAAGCGCGGAGGATCTGCTGCGCGCGCTCCTCGGGGAGGCCGAAGAGCTCGACCCGCTCAAGCATTTCCTCGTAGAGCGAGCGGAGGGCGTTCCCCTCTTCCTCGAGGAGAGTGTGCGGGCCCTCGTGGAGAGCGGGGCGTTGACCGGCGATCGCGGCGCCTATCGACTGGCGCGGCCCTTCGACACCATCCAGGTGCCGGCCACCGTGCAGGCGATCCTGGCCGCGAGGATCGATCGCCTTCCGCCAGAGGATAAGACCCTTCTGCAAACGGCCGCGGTCATTGGCAAGGACGTGCCGTTCGCACTCCTCCAGGCCGTCGTTGAGATCCCGGAGGACGCACTCCGGCAAGGGCTCGGTCGCCTCCAGGCCGCCGAGTTTCTGTACGAGACCGCCCTTTTCCCGGATCTGGAGTACACCTTCAAGCACGCGCTGACCCAGGAGGTCGCCTACACGGGCCTGCTCCAGGAGAGGCGCCGCACCCTCCACGCCAGGATCGTCAAGGTTTTCGAAACGCTCTACCCCGAGCGCACGACCGAGCGGACGAGCTGGCTCACGCTTCACGCGTTCCGGGGCGAGGTGTGGGACAGGGCGGTGGCGTATCTGCGCGGCACCGAGTTTCCCACCTGGGATGGCTATTCTAGCGGCTTCGGCGCCCTCGAGAGCGCGGGCGCTCTCTGGTGGATGGGCGACCACCAGCACGTGATCACGACAGCCCAGCGAGAGCTGGGAGCGGCCCCGGCCATGGCGGCCTGGGGTTTCGGGCTGGTCATCGCGACGAATTTGCGGATCGGTCAAGCCTATCATTCGCTCGGCGAGTACTTGCGCGCGATAGATTCTCTCCGCAAGAACATCGAGATGCTGGGAGGCGGGTCGGCCGACGATCGCACCTACATGATCGGGCTGCCCTCCGTGCTGTCTCGCAGCTGGCTCGCCTTGTGCTTCGCCGAGCGGGGCGAGTTCGACGAGGGATTGGCGGCCGGCGAGGAGGCGCTGCGCGTCGCCGAGGCCAGCGATCCGGGCTATAGCCTGGTCGTGGCAAGCGGCGGCCTCGGAAGCGCGTACTTGCTCAAGGGAGACCTGGACCGCGCCGTCACGATCCTCGAGCGCGGCCTGCCGCGTGAGCCGGTCGAGCCGATCACACGCGCGTGGCCCTTCGTCGCCTCCGCCCTGGGAGCGGCGTACACGTACGCCGGGCGGGTCGACGACGCGCTGCCGCTCCTCGAGCAGTCGGTTGACCGAGCGGCGGCAATGAAGCTGAGGGCCAATCAGTCTGTTCGGCTGGCGCGGCTCGCAGAGGCACATCTGAGGGCCGGCCAGCCCGAGAGCGCGTTCACAATCGCCGCGCAGGCCCTCGACCTCGCCCAGGAGCACCGCGAGCGCGGCCACGAGGCGCATATCCTCCGGCTGCTCGCCTCGATCGAGACGGAGCGCGACGCTCCGACCCTTGACCGGGCCGAGGAGGGTTACCGGAAGGCCCTCGCCCTCGCCGAGCAGCTCGGTATGCGACCGCTCCAGGCCCACTGCCATCTCGGCTTCGGCCGCCTGTATCAGCGAATGGGCGACGGCAAGTCTGCCTCGGCGATCTCGGCCGCGCGCGACCTCTTCCGCGCCATGGACATGACCTTCTGGCTGCGTGACTCCGAATAGGAGCCGCGCTGCTGCTGAGCGCCGGGAGCATGGCCGGCGCTCTGAGCGTGGGCGGCTGCTCCGCAATCCTTGACAAGGGGAGAACATGGACCCGGATGACGTGACGGCGAAACTGCTTCGTGAAGTCGAACAGATCCGACCTGTTCTCTTGGCCAACGCAGCGAGTGCCGAGGCGAACCGACAGCTCTCGAGCGCGGCGTACGACGCCATGCATGAGGCAGGGTTGTTCGCGATGCTCGCCCCCAGAGCCCATGGCGGCCTCGAACTACACCCCGTCGAGGCCATGCGAGTATGGGAGGCCGTCACACGTATCGACTCGGCCGCGGCATGGAACCTGGTGATGAATCAGGCCATCGCCGCCTACGCGGCCTGGCTCCCTGCCGACGGCGCACAAGAGCTCTTCCGCGACGGGCCACCGACGGTGGCGGGCGCGCTCAATCCCCCTGCAGCGGCAACCCGAGTCGAGGGGGGATGGCGCATCACGGGACAGTGCCCCTTCGGGAGTGGATGCCACAACGCGAAGTGGCTGGCCATGCCGGCGGTGGAGATGGACGGCGGCCGCCCGAAGGTCGATCCGGCGACAGGGCGGCCGGCGGCGCCATTCGGGGCGTTCTTTCCTCGTACCGCCGCGAAGATTCTCGACACGTGGCACACCGTGGGCATGCGTGGCACCGGCTCGACCGACTATGCGGTGCAGGACCTTTTCGTCCCCGACCGCCTGACCGCGCCCGTGGCGCCGCTCCAGCATCCGGCCCCCGGTTTCGAGGGACCGGTGTTCCGCATGTGGCCGTGGACCGCGATCCTCGGAGAAGCGACAGTGTCCGTCGGGGTGGCGGCCGCTGCTGTCGACGCCGCGGTGTACCTCTGCCGGACAAAGACACCGGCCTACAATGCGACCCCGTTGCGCGAGCAGCAACTTGCCCAGTTTCTGCTGGGAAAAGCCAAGGCCAGGGTGGAGGCGTCGCGTGACACCCTCTACCGCGCCGCGGAAGCGGCATACGCAGACGTCGAGCGCAGCGCCGCTCTCCTGTCGGTGGACGCGAAGATTCGATTGCAGCTCGCCGTGTGTTTCGCCGCGGAAGCCTGCGCAGAAGCGGTCCGGTTCGTGAACGACGTGACGGGCACGTCATCCATCC
The Candidatus Methylomirabilota bacterium genome window above contains:
- a CDS encoding adenylate/guanylate cyclase domain-containing protein, which translates into the protein MSCPQCRQNNPAGAKFCSGCGGRLEAVCPACGHPNLSGSRFCNECGKPLAAPSVAAAALVSPQSYTPRHLAEKILTSRHALEGERKQVTVLFADMKGSLELLADRDPEEARKLLDPVLERMMEAVHRYEGTVNQVMGDGIMALFGAPLAHEDHAVRACYAALAMQQAIRRYTAEVRRDHGIEVQIRVGLNSGEVVVRAIGSDLRMDYSAVGQTTHLAARMEQLATPGSTRLTGETLRLAEGFIQVVPIGPIPVKGLAVPVEVFELAGPSATRTRLQAAAARGFTRFVGRGQELDHLRQALDKARGAQGQVVAVVGEPGVGKSRLLWEFIHSHRTQDWLVLESSSVSYGKASAYLPVIDLCKSYFRIEARDDARGIREKVTGKLLTLDESLRAMVPGFLSLLDVPTDDASWDALDPGQRRRRTVDGLRRMLLRESQIQPVCLVFEDLHWVDAETQGLLDALVESLPTARILLLVNYRPEYSHGWGGKTYYSQLRLDPLPAGSAEDLLRALLGEAEELDPLKHFLVERAEGVPLFLEESVRALVESGALTGDRGAYRLARPFDTIQVPATVQAILAARIDRLPPEDKTLLQTAAVIGKDVPFALLQAVVEIPEDALRQGLGRLQAAEFLYETALFPDLEYTFKHALTQEVAYTGLLQERRRTLHARIVKVFETLYPERTTERTSWLTLHAFRGEVWDRAVAYLRGTEFPTWDGYSSGFGALESAGALWWMGDHQHVITTAQRELGAAPAMAAWGFGLVIATNLRIGQAYHSLGEYLRAIDSLRKNIEMLGGGSADDRTYMIGLPSVLSRSWLALCFAERGEFDEGLAAGEEALRVAEASDPGYSLVVASGGLGSAYLLKGDLDRAVTILERGLPREPVEPITRAWPFVASALGAAYTYAGRVDDALPLLEQSVDRAAAMKLRANQSVRLARLAEAHLRAGQPESAFTIAAQALDLAQEHRERGHEAHILRLLASIETERDAPTLDRAEEGYRKALALAEQLGMRPLQAHCHLGFGRLYQRMGDGKSASAISAARDLFRAMDMTFWLRDSE
- a CDS encoding acyl-CoA dehydrogenase family protein yields the protein MDPDDVTAKLLREVEQIRPVLLANAASAEANRQLSSAAYDAMHEAGLFAMLAPRAHGGLELHPVEAMRVWEAVTRIDSAAAWNLVMNQAIAAYAAWLPADGAQELFRDGPPTVAGALNPPAAATRVEGGWRITGQCPFGSGCHNAKWLAMPAVEMDGGRPKVDPATGRPAAPFGAFFPRTAAKILDTWHTVGMRGTGSTDYAVQDLFVPDRLTAPVAPLQHPAPGFEGPVFRMWPWTAILGEATVSVGVAAAAVDAAVYLCRTKTPAYNATPLREQQLAQFLLGKAKARVEASRDTLYRAAEAAYADVERSAALLSVDAKIRLQLAVCFAAEACAEAVRFVNDVTGTSSIREEHPFERHFRDAHVLLQHSSKSSARYGSAGRLMLGLENDWVWLSF
- a CDS encoding mandelate racemase/muconate lactonizing enzyme family protein — encoded protein: MKVTTLETYFLSAPLPQPVRTSTHRIASVSEVIVKLTTDAGLVGIGEAHGPFLFQPGPEGLRSVGDILRAITPLVVGQDPFDVERIWQDLFALTYTSVRGIPPLARQQRPLVTAMSAIDIALWDLKGKAIGRPVWALLGGALRRRVPAYVTGFYYRDGERPDDLAREASMYVEQGYRTVKVKVGGLTPEADAERVGRIRKAVGKDVAIMLDANRGWNLPTAVRAAGLCGEHDIFWLEDPMPWYDERHTLARLKAEVNIPIAAGETEVSPFGLRTLLAEGLVDYLIIDSTWAGGLTTWRKAAVMAELYQVPMAAHHDPQIHVHAVAASPTGFILESFADPTRDPLWFELFRERPSIVDGFMALPEAPGLGLELRDETLEKYGVKIG
- a CDS encoding aspartate-alanine antiporter, whose protein sequence is MDELIAILRHYPELSILLALALGYWIGGLQIGTFSLGSVTGTLLMGVLIGQMHITISASVKATFFLMFLFAVGYGAGPEFFRGLKNEGVPQAIFASVQCVVSLAVGYAVAKALGYDVGQAAGLLAGSQTISGLLGTAAEAINKLALPDHEKKRLIDAMPVAYAVTYIFGTAGSAWILSALGPTLVGGNVEGACKEYEAKMARQAHAAELKLVARGQRVSLTEMLLSEESVRPLPDATLHVGGEKTREGRTFGALALAPEVSRPVGASGPVLALVEPRRAGHRVSRDPGLPGRSPNMSDILFVGAGVTIGAFIGALAIKVGEVPLSLSTSGGALIAGLVFSWLRSVRPSFGGVPEPILWMMNSVGLNIFMAVVGINSGPGFVTGLREAGLSLFLAGILVTAIPLLIGPPLARYVFRFHPGIALGCVAGARTTGAALGAVQDVVQSKIPALGYTVTYAVGNTLLTIWGIVIVILMT
- a CDS encoding DUF4242 domain-containing protein, with the protein product MPMYLDVHNKVDGLSTEMAAEAHKKDLAVQGKYGVNYIRYWYDEGTGKVFCLCQAPSKEAAAAVHREAHGTVADEIIEVKEGS